The genomic window TAGTTACCTTTGGGAGAGTGCAACTCGTTCTATTTCAGCTGCGTTGATTGTATATTTATCAACTGTAATGGAAGGAAGAGAAGCTTGGCAAACAAATGAAACCATAAGACAAGCTATTAATATTGATAAAGGTGTAGTAATCAATAAAGCCATCTTAGCATTTCAAAATCGTAATGAAGAATATCCACACCAATGTTTTACTATTGAAGAAAAAGCCATTTTGAATAAAATCGCTTAATTTTTAGAAAATAAAAAGAGACAAACTACTCATCCACATAATGCAAAACAATATTTGCACTATTTTGGCGAGTAGATGGTATTTTCTATTCTGCTTTTACTTCATATCTACTTGTTATTGCAATTCTATTTAATGTATTTATAATAATAGCTGACCATTGTACTGCTGTAATTTCATCTTCATTTAAAACTTTTGTTGCATCTTCATAAACTTCATCAGGAACTTGTCCTTGAGAAATATTACATATTGCTTCAATCAAAGCTAAACTTACTCTTTCTTTTTCATTAAAATATTGTGTTTCTCTCCATGCGGGAATAACGCTTATTCTTTCTATACTTTCTCCACAAGCAAGTGCATCTTTTGTATGCATTCTAAGACAAAAAGCACAACCATTT from Arcobacter venerupis includes these protein-coding regions:
- a CDS encoding carboxymuconolactone decarboxylase family protein, with product MTNRINLGKTNPNMFDKVIELKNEVKLLMNKAKIEEGFSHLLLLRASQINGCAFCLRMHTKDALACGESIERISVIPAWRETQYFNEKERVSLALIEAICNISQGQVPDEVYEDATKVLNEDEITAVQWSAIIINTLNRIAITSRYEVKAE